DNA sequence from the Vicia villosa cultivar HV-30 ecotype Madison, WI linkage group LG3, Vvil1.0, whole genome shotgun sequence genome:
tttataataaaagttCCACATCCAATTTATCTAAAACATTATTAGCAAAACATAACTAATTAGCAATGCACAACATTCCTTAACCTTCTATTCTTCCCACATTGACACCACCTCCAATCATCACCGTTAAGATCTCATCAGTAGGACTATTATCGGTCCGGTTCAGTCTAGATATTTGTTATCCCGAAAACCGGACCGAAATAGTAATCGACTAAATTCAGACTAGACTGAAACAGTGATGAATTATTTTTTTGGATTAAAATCGGACCGTTACTTTGGATATCCGACaaagtatttaataaatattcaatataatatttatttttggtaTCAGATAAAAAGTTATCCATTCCCAGACCGAGTAACATTTCGACCGTCCATTAGTCCGGTTCCAATGAACTGGTTCTCTCTGATGATTTTCTCATTCTATAGGTTCAATAATTACCCACTCATCAGTCATCACAAGTTCACAACCTATAATTCATCTCAATTGACACATATCCTCTCCTGTGAGTTTTTCACTGAAGAATGTCTCGTTCACATCCTAACCTTTAAATGCAATTAttctttattgaataattaaaattaaaattaaaacgaaTGAAGCTTTCAAATTTCACTAATAAAACTTTACAATACAAATGAATCTATTTGTTGGGAGCACGGGAGTCGAGAGCATCAAATGCTTAGCTTCGGGATATAAGAGAAGAAAACACACATCTCAATCTAAAATTTTAATGTGTTAAGTAAATAAGTCTTCTCTCTTATAAATTCAACATTTTACTTATTTATAGACGATGTGAGATTTTAACAACTCACACTTGCACCTAACATTCTCCCATACAAGTGTGAGTGTCTCACAACAAATAATAGGATCTAATATTAGATACAGCTCTCACTCCCCCATCAAGCTAAACTACGACTCTAATACCACTGTTGAGAAGTTTGAAAGAGTCGAGAGCACCAATAAAATTAATACTCTAAAACCAAAAGAAAGTAAAATACTACATCTCAACCCAAAACCTTACACCCAACACTATTCTCATTCaatcattaaaatatattttatattgataATTCAATAAATCTACTAAACTCGAGCTAAAATTTTTTTATAACAACATATTTTTCCTCTCAAAACGTTCATCATTATTCATTTATgaccataattttttttaatattattaattttaaaacaatataactaaaaaaatattaagtttattaaattgatataaatttattaatttaataatataattaaaaaataattaaatttacattaaattttttaagaaaaagtttattttaaaacaattttttaataagTAAAAGATCAAAAGCATTTTAGAAATCTACACTCATTATATATTTAATGCATGCAACATTGCGAAGTCAACGAGATAATGTTACCGTCAATGGTTCAATCACAAGAAGAAAAATGTTGCCGTCAATGGGAAATCATTGATCAACTTGCCTTTTTCTTCTTGACTAAGGATAAGACCAGCAACTCAATATCCTTTatcatgaatatatatatatatatatatatatatatatatatatatatatatataaagttttaTTAAAACTCATTAGATAATAAGTTCTAGTATTAAATCAAGAGAAAAGGGGTCATGcaccgacagtgtaaaatatttttacactgtcaaccaatcaccaccatgcatttaattaaaacattcttttatttaaaaaaaactttaatgacatggcacattcatgatttcctattggatgacagtgtaaaactattttacactgtcagtgcactaccttttaactcttaaaTCAAATACAAAAAATGCGCCTAATATAAACTTctagaaatttaaataaatatttataattttttattaaattttgtatattaataaaaataattattttattaaaattgataaaaatagaAGATTCATGGTACATACCTGATACCACCGTATaatttaaagaaaacaaaaataaaagaattattttgtttttgtgtCTCTGTTAAATGCGCGTATATAGAGAGAAAAGGACGAAATTAATTGCACGAGACTTGTTTCTCACTTTCCTCCTTCTTTCCCATTTCTCACTTGCAACCTTAGCAacctaaattataaattatacaaTTCCATCCTCTCATATAGTATAGTTTTATATCACAAAAACTAATTCAAAACCATTCATCATAAATTTAACTTGTGTACCTCAAACGTTATCCTTCTACATGGAACCAACGTGCGTTGATACTTCTCTTAACCTCAACCTTGTCCCTTCTCAAGACACAGATGTTGCTATGGTTAGTACACTATACAAGCACatagttttatttatattttctatcATATTGAAAGATTAACTTATGATTGAGATGATTCAGGTTGCTAAGGTTTTGGTTGAAGAGCTGGAGCGTCTAAGTAATGAGAATAAGAAGTTAACTGAGAGGTTAAACCTCATGTGCGACAATTATATTGCGTTGCAGAAGCATTTAAACGAGTTCAAGAATCATGAATCAGTGATCACGCCGAGGAAGAGAAAGGTTGAGTGCATTGAAAATTGCACTACTACAACTAAGGAGGAGACATTCCAACAACATAACTCTTCTCCGAAAATTTCTAAGGTTCTTGTTCGAACAGATGCATCCAACCCTAGCTTAGTAAGTTCTTCTACGAATTTCATAAAacaatttgatttatttaattctcGGAACTAAATAATaagattaattttttattattcttgttTGTTATATAGTATGTGAGAGATGGATATCAATGGAGAAAATATGGTCAGAAAGTTACAAGAGATAATCCCTCTCCTAGGGCTTACTTCAAGTGCTCTTTTGCTCCATGCTGTCCTGTGAAGAAGAAGGTGCAGAGAAGTGTAGAAGATCCAAACGTGTTAGTGACAACATACGAAGGAGAGCACAACCATGCACATCACCAGCAAGCACAAACATCGTCAAACCAAAGTGAGGCCTCTACATATAATTCTGTTCCTTCTCCATTAGCTTCAACGCATGACTTGGTCTTGCCAAGAAAAGTACTAGTTGACAATGGTGTTCAAAGGTCGTCTATACACCAGTTGTTAGTTCAGCAACTGACAGCTTCTTTGACAAGAGATCATAATTTTAGGACAGCACTTGCCTCGGCAATTTCTGGAACAAGTTTGGATGTGGAAAAACGTTAGAATTGGAATTCGTAGGATATTATTGTTTCAATAGGCTTTTTTGTTATTTTGCGTGGTTATTTCTAGTTTGGTTAGTACTAATAACATTGAAGTAGAAAGAggcctttaaaaaaaaaaaaggagaaagaggagTGGGTATCTTTTTTTTGGTGAAATAAAATTAAGTGAATATCTAGAAAATATATCCATTATATATGACTACTTATACTTATATCATCTAATATATAATAtggtcattttttttataaaatttatgcaAAGATTATTAATTTTTTCTAGTTAAATATTTTTACAATCTTAACTTTTAGTTTAGTCTccacaatttaaataaataagtgcttttaattactaatttttttttataaaatttatgttaagattattattttttttttgaatatttttattacAATCTTAACTTTTAGTTTAATCTccacaatttaaataaataagtgCTTTTAATTACTATTTGTTCCAATCGGAATCAGAATTATGTTTAAATTGTGATGTTAGATTCACTATAACATgcgtgggctttaaaagcgcttttttggcctttaacagcgctttaaagcgctgccaaagccagcgctggcgtaggctacgaaagcgcttttaaaagcgctctggtagatccctctataagagcgctttttccagaaaaagcgctttggtagacccccctataagagcgctttttacaaaaagcgctctggtagacccccctctaagagcgctttttctggaaaaagcgctctagtagaccccctataagagcgcttttgctggaaaaagcgctctggtagccccccactattggtaggttgcgtttttttttctttcttttatttaatctttggcagcgctttttgtaacaaagcgctttcgtatgtggacctttaagagcgctttttgaaagcgctgtcgttgctaaatgagatattttaaagtgcagcctataatttcagcctcccagatcgacctgtaatatattttcaacctgtaatattttcgacctgtaatatattttcgacgatatattttcaaccataggtaggactatatatatactaatataataccattataatatccaaaattatatatatacatcattatgtcaatcaaactaaatctctaacatacaatattatacttcaaatattaattggcaacaatatgaacaaagttagtaaccatatatcctgGAGTAttataatattctcttcaaatcgacacaaatcctactacatgaatagctgatgaatataaaattgacacaattcctctttgatttcttccaacttaagtttcgtgtaagaaacagcacggaattcgtcaaagtactacagaataaaaacataatatgaatgatttagttaaatgtaataaattataagaagttatctaattaagttataaatccataccgtgattggaatctctaattgattcatttgaaggatttctttcataaacctcaaaacaaagtatccgcagtctgaactgttccgctgtatcggacactacatagaaaaacaaataagaaattatagttgtcttgttttatcaagtagcataaatattataagcaaaattgtgaaaaataatgtacctgcactttgatccaagtaatgttgtttgatttagtccgggatacctgtgcgtctcgttgacttcggaacacttgtattgatctaacaaaaatataaaagcatatatttagatcaatctcacaaataattaaatatataaatatacaagaatatttagaatgatcccacttacaaatcaataatttccttcatagccggataattgctccactcaccatctaccgaattcagaaaatatacaacttttcttatcgggttgatagcaagcaacaaccagtgtgctctataaattaaaacaataggttatataaaaattttgctacgcaaaagaaacaaagattaaatgaaccaagaatgagaaactaaccctactggtcgggtattatacgcccaaagaatcagactttctgtattgtcggatgacatgaatctattgactaagcgctgtctaactgattccggttccgaagcaattgtcattccgctgcaatgggcggaagacacgaaacggaatctgtttgacaatgcagtcccgcgcaacactctgtcatgtaacaaccttaaataaaaacattataaacatattagcggatgagtgaaaaacataataaacatgatgtgtaaataaattgttcgactaattaaataatatatcggatgagtgaatattaccggatgtacgagtgcatattagcgacgcctagttgttcttgcgtaaaaatctcttccaagtcatctattgcaatatgtgaaatgaattcaacaccaaagataccttcctccatattgatttgacggagagcaccttccttcaaatcggacatatcaacaagtgttccgagcgtcgtccggtatcgaggaaaaaaagcaccacctttttttgccgcttgcttcgaaagacccttaggcggtacgctacgaacgacctgtgtcacttgttgtgactcccgagcagatgcctaaaaatcaaataacgatcgataaaatataaaatcatgcagttttagattcaaattatatattaacaccttaaatgtacctcttttagtgatgcaacagactcctcctcctgtaaaatccctttgcccttaattgcgggttttgtaggagcagtctaaaattaaaatgtaaaaaataattaacgtaacggtgcaaaattgacattcgaaaactaaatgattcataatggttttgaatatacctcatcaccaatgataatgagctccgagggccgtgcaacaaatgaccctattgcatctcgcatcaatgttgtctctgagaccatgtcaggtaccggtagcaccgcatcatgatctaatacaacatcaactgatactttcaggtgtccatccgggagcggtctatggtgaagtaaatctcccacagtgttgtgcacttttcccttgccaactaggcgataagacGGTGAcaataagtatagttggcaagaagaaatgccctaaaccaatagtaaatataaagtcattatcgttaataaaatagaacaatttgtaaggaaaagaaatttataattacctcgggaagttttctttgacagttgaaactagctttatcactagtttctttcaccgatgcagtattgcacttttctctcatatacatatctttatctctttgcaattcagagacttgtgcttgcaattcctgcaatttttgcaacacttcttcatttgaaggatttcttctcctaggatgcttgtaaaaagaggttggagtcacaccatgacccttacccctcacccgaccgggatactcaggagcatctagtgctctactaagtacgctcctatcatcctggtcctcaccggtggacaccgattgcgacaaggtctcctgtaattcatttacatttcaataattattagtggagataaaaaatcatttatatattaaaaaacatttgatttaattaaagacacagtattatacttacacattcagtataaactctctgaacatcgggatcgacagcttgattcttgcccacacgagcttccttccacaacacatgtacaggaagtgaagtttcctcacttttagtctcctctaactatgcattgacacaaatgataaaatcgtcaaataaaacacatttagacaattaattaaaacgcatttctatttacttacaattttatcctctaagcgtgcatatcccaaacgcccttttttgtatggatacgcgggtttggatgctctcgcactattcgtggcactccttttccgaaaatcttcatctctttgatttacaaactcaacctaatctttttcatcaatgaagatctcatacttttttggccgtcccggtgcctcttcaagaaagtttccatctttatccttaaaataggtgtttgtcaaaaaagctttccaccctctatatctttttccggccaaactaagtatgtagcgtctacgatcatctggtatctcaaaagtcctctgcaaaaaaacatacgcatagtgtgttagtataagtaatttaaacaatttatcgtcaagataataacaacaattaaccatatatgatatatacctgaagctcgtcccaaatcgcttttttttttcgcatccaactcttcgcttttcagattccatttagctacggagactggaatatgcatgcgaacaagtgtaccaatatagcttgtcaactttgcagaattaggaccaattggttggttttcagaattccatttcaaatggtatactaatccttggtctctatgtcgaatgattcccttcataatggtgatgcctcgtgcaacttcttttgcttcagtatcaggtggagcatttgtacccggagcatctctttcttgagcatctctttcttgtgagttttcaggtggagcatctctatccagagccattgaacctgtatcaaacaaactaaggcatattagtacactattaataagctaacaatctatacaagtcaaatggaagtcaaaccatgcatgtacaagtaaatcggaaacgaaatcggtacacatcaaaataagcgtcaaaaaagaaagttgtcggaattgaacgaaatttacatggctatggtaaaacgtccccacggactcaaaaataaagtcggttttccgaaattcagaccctaagcccgacttttgattacgggcagaagcaaaaccgataaaaaaacagtcccgaaatgtaaagataagtgcatgagcagctccggaatcgtcaaaatagtatagttatatgtaaagaagtcgacaaacggatacatggttcaaaagttatgtacaaaacgagaatatgcaccaaaattgaataagtactatactattgaataaagcaattggtacaaattgaataaagcaaattagtcggaatatgtatactattacctttatcactaacttctctttcttttcttggtaggattgtgttctacgcgtctcttaacaacgcggacggttggattgatccaaataccctcattatgatcatttctagtacaagattcattatcattttgatcgtttcttgtacaagattcaatgccaacaccaatatcgccttgatcttcaatgttttcatcaactattttgttagataaagcactatagaccatttcgtacttgtcggatcattgacatagaacacttgtttagcttgagaggctataatgaaaggctcatctttgtaccctaccctattgagatccacttgcaaaaatcctgacttatccattcgtatgccactattattttcaacccacttgcaaccaaatacaggaatctgaaaacttcgcgtaatcaaacaccaaaatgcgctcgataaccccaaaatatgacaaatttgcaaatttcggatttaagtcattcgcacttgatatgtgcattgcttcagctaccaaggtaacaccactattttgcatagtacttttatcatcctgttctttggtataaaatgtgtattcattaattgcgtatgcgctataagaaagcacaattacacttggaccataggctaaacatctcaacctttctgttactgaagcaggatctgaacgatactttgaataaatatgatccctaaaccacggtatgaaactttgattgtgctctcgtactatccagctctcatttctatttggatttaaatctcggagaacaaccttgtgcatttcaacatacggctcaacctcaatctcattgtgcagaacatacaagtgcgcttgatcccgttcgaccattgatactgtcacaactttatttccaattagcctttttccttcttttttttcgacaatatgagatttggggagtccaattgattgaacatttgacagatattcagtacaaaactcaaccgcttcttcaacaacgtatcgttcggcaatacaaccctccggtcgacttctgtttttcacgtacccttttaatattttcatataacgttcagcagggtacatccatctcatataagctggtccgcacaattgtgtctctttcacaagatgaacgactagatgaaccattatgtcaaaaaacgagggaggaaaatatatttcaagatcacataaagtaacaactatctctttttgcaatgttggtaagatcgcgggatcgaccaccttactgcaaattgacttgaataagaaacacagcttagttattgcgcttcttactttttctggcagaatagaacgtatacctattggtaaaaaatgttccattataacatggcaatcatgcgtcttcaaactctttaacttgaggtctttcatggacacaagtcttctaatatctgaagagtagccttctggaactttaacttcactgaggaacttacataatgttttcttctcctttctagatagagtgtaaacagcaggtggcagatatgttcgtcttcctttcgtcacgggtcccaattcagttctcattcccatgtttaccatgtccttccttatgttaaggccatccttagactttccttgtatattgagtaacgtacctatgacgctgtcaaatacatttttttcaatatgcataacatccaggaaatgtcttacatacaacgacttccaatatggaagttcaaaaaaaattgacttcttcttccacccacccttgacaagtgaatgtgcaaaaggcttgccaaactgagtgctcacatctttcaccttttcaaaaatttgatcacctgacaaaaaaggcggggctgtacgatgttcggcctttccattgaatgcttttctccacccacggtagtgatgattagaatttaagaatctacgatggccgagaaagacattcttctgacaaagatccaatcgtgtcgtatcggtttcatcttcacaaataggacacgccttttgacctttattgctgtaaccggatagatttccgtatgctggaaaatcattaattgttccaaacaacatcgccttcaagttgaaactttccttcctatacccatcgtaaacctccacaccgttctcccaaaaaaacttcaaatcttcgattaagggtgccaagtatacgtctatgtcattccctggttgtttaggcccagaaattagcatagataacatcatgtacttacgcttcatacatagccacggaggtaggttataaatcataagaatcacaggccatgtgctatgcgagatactttgaataccatgcgggttcattccatcagtagacaatgacaaccgaaggtttcttgcttcttttccaaattcaggataatcagtatcaactttcatccattgtggtgagtctgccggatgtcgcaactttccatcaataattctttcatctgcatgccaagtcaagtgtcttgaatcggtctcactacgatacatgcgtctaaatctcggaattataggaaaataccataagactttagcaggagacaactttttcttatatcgaggggcaccacatttaggacactcattcaacgctgcatactcgtttcgaaacaaaacgcaatcgtttggacatgcatgtatcttatcatagctcatgccaatagaggacaacatctttttggcttcatacgttcgattgggaagaacattatcctttggtagcatatctttcataagggctaataactctgtgaaacttttatccgaccatccattgtccgcctttaagttgtacaactttaacaccgcagacaatcttgtgaattttgaacaaccatcatacaacggtttctctgcatcgcttaccaacctctcaaacattttggtacaatcctcaagatcttcttcaagcgcttctgcaatctcttcgactcgatcgcaatcgtatgtgtctgtgcaatcgtcgtttgaagcatacttcctattacaacttgactcagcattcccgttacttttctcaccatgcattgtccaacatgtataacttctatcaattccaaaccgtagtaaatgggatgccaacttattcccgtcaaccttacccccataacagcaacccaagcaaggacacggcattcgaagtgggtcttcggagtgcgcaaccgcagactcaacgaattcccatacccctttatcgtactctttcgacaatcggtttgaattcatccatgtcttatccatgtcttaattaagctaaacaaatgcttcttggtttctctatcagttactaaggaattctgtcaagataataaatagctatcatcataatagaatacctaatcagaatacccgatttcttaaagaagacattaccttatttcaaggtaatataagtccacaaaccaaaaaatggattgagagacactaaatttaaattaaatagaaccataaacaataaattacaagcagaaaacaacaaactataagcaagaagaaagggatagtaacctgagttagacttgatgtgggagacgggtaggtttgaatcggcgttgtacaagtagaaaccagaggagtcaaagtaactgtaaaattaaacacacacgatgcagttaaatacaccactactaacaaataCATCACTACACACGAAACAATAGTAGATTAGCATAGCAAAGGCAAACACAAATTGAAATGCTTTAACTCTTCATTATTATTCACCTTTGGTTGTTGGAGCAAAATGAAGGGAAAATATTCATTTGGAGACAGACATTCTCAAAACAAAACATGCACAAAATAGTACCAACCTTCTCCAAATAGCACTTTTAAACTAAACAACAAAACTAGGGGAAATTCTAACATGGCAAATTCAACTAGATTTCTTTGCAAATATCCGTCTTAAGATCTTTAGAACTTTTAAACTAAACAACAAAACTAGGGGAAATTCTAACTACTACAACATAGTTCAAACTTGACTCAACAATTAATTTGTTAGACTTAGTTCATGAATCAAATTAGCAGAAATTAGATTGAAAATTAAATTTGTTAACTATACAAGCTGCCACATAAGCTTTTTAACAGAATTAAacagataataaaaaaaaaaagtcaactaACATTGGTTTCTAAATCTATCTAAAGAAACGATTTAAAATCTAATTCAGCATGATAAGATAATTTAAAGAACAGCAGTAACAATGTCAACCCCAGAAACAGAATACTATATTCTCCAAGCTAAAAATGTCAGCCCCAGAAACAGAATACTATATTCTCCAAGCTTTGGTCCATACGAAATAGATTACAAGGTACTATTTCAGTAACGACAAAAAATTACAGAGTTTTCTAGACCATGCAATGACAAGTCTTTTAAATAATAACCTTACTAGAATAAGTTGTAATCAGGTTCTTTACCTCAaccttttcaaaatctcttcagaGACTTATAATCATTTTTTTACTAAGAATGTGTTTGGACTGTGGATTGACTTATGAATAACTTATTTCATCTTACCAACTTGCATAAACATTTTTTGAGTAAGGTTATAGGATCAACTTATAACAAGTCCACAATTTGCTTTCTACCTATTTCAACAAAACTCTCCACGATAACTtataataaacacacataattagAATAAACCAACCACAAAACCAAAACTACACAAAATCACTGACAATTCAAGTATCAAGAATGCACATAACACAAAACAAAATGCCTAAAGAAATAGAATCATTTCATACAGATAACAGGGAGAAAATAATAGGGACCAAAATTGTGCAATTGTTATTATACTTCAAGTAAGAACCTCTATTATAACAGTGCCACTACATAAATGATTCTCTTCTCTTCAGCCATGCACAAAGTCCAACTGTCACCATTGAAAAGTAAAATAAGTAAGATATAGAAGGAAAACCTTGTGATATACAGATTGAAGAGCTGTGGGAGATTGGTTTCTCTCGACTTCAAAATCTCCTTCGTCTTCTCTCGAAGGTTCTGGGAGTTTCTGCAGATTCGAAGGTTGAGGGAGTTTCTGCAGATTCGAAGGTTGAGGGAGATAGCTTTTCTGGGTTGAATGCGTGAATGGTTGAATGCAAGTTGAATTCGTGAACGATTGAGGGAGAAAGCTTTTATGGGTTTTCTGGGCAGTTAGCGTGAATGGCAGaaaaatgaggaattagggattatgaaacgaattttgtttttaaaaattttaattttaaaaaggctatgaaagcgcttttgaaaagcgccttagtagacgtagctataccagcgcttttagggtaaagcgctcttgtaccccaccccctaccagagcgcttttgaaaagcgctctcataccccccctaccagagcgctttttaaaagcgctctcatacccccccccccttaccagagcgctttttaaaagcgctctcataccccccccccccctaccagagcatttttttggatcattttcccttgtttattaattttgtttttaacgaaccctacgagagcgcttttgctaaaagcgctttagtagctgcgctgctacagcttaaatttggcg
Encoded proteins:
- the LOC131655181 gene encoding probable WRKY transcription factor 40 yields the protein MEPTCVDTSLNLNLVPSQDTDVAMVAKVLVEELERLSNENKKLTERLNLMCDNYIALQKHLNEFKNHESVITPRKRKVECIENCTTTTKEETFQQHNSSPKISKVLVRTDASNPSLYVRDGYQWRKYGQKVTRDNPSPRAYFKCSFAPCCPVKKKVQRSVEDPNVLVTTYEGEHNHAHHQQAQTSSNQSEASTYNSVPSPLASTHDLVLPRKVLVDNGVQRSSIHQLLVQQLTASLTRDHNFRTALASAISGTSLDVEKR